Proteins co-encoded in one Erinaceus europaeus chromosome X, mEriEur2.1, whole genome shotgun sequence genomic window:
- the MAMLD1 gene encoding mastermind-like domain-containing protein 1 isoform X5: MAKSHSKKGTSKRRQERESFQLVGMGDAEYPNRVKRPCLEDVTVSMGAGPHPSTSCAELQVPQLAMNLSPAAAMGVTGHSLILENNTVNTNIMGPPFVMPPAAQMAPNGPPVPYYDRGTNGPGVDQELQELLEELTKIQEPTPNELDLEKILGSKPEDPMVLTLPSATSGAPAKPPIQMAHMESLSHTKDYGPSCSQVTGGAVLPMLPSSTGISYNLSPAPKPRAVPSSSSLAQPKNSGLPMLPMALPPLPGPQWHHAHQLKALAASKQEMASKQMSATSGWSGLPPPGLSPPYRPVPAPQPPPFSTQNLIASCLSSGSLQGSPSALLFSMAGGSSAPLGPTLTYMGPDKVGSQQFSPQSSILASLVTSSVKTTSSHLLPPLPALPASTAGPSPPYHPEKLASPALPQATFTPQNSLVCSLTPTSTTLNQAPQPPQPPQLPQLPNNIFKTMSSNASKGLSSVMMQQGLPRSSLGAPEPFTFGNTKPLSHYMTEPGAPKIANLPAASSSNQASLFHYLQPPPTQASSSTAHQAAAAAALAAAAAAATAAQGLQIPQPDPTSFLLQQMMQPVPGFQPQAAAAEPMTSLPRQTHVDKACELGEARPPQVSLGRQAPSCQAMGNESFLPSSFAELARITSHGGTSQAAAWGGWDPKAWMQVPAPLLPSCEALARESEIQAYGNDS, encoded by the exons GGAACTTCGAAGaggagacaagaaagagaaagcttCCAGCTTGTAGGCATGGGTGACGCGGAATACCCGAATAGGGTCAAGAGGCCTTGCCTTGAGGATGTCACTGTGTCTATGGGTGCAGGGCCGCACCCCAGCACCTCCTGTGCAGAGCTGCAGGTCCCCCAACTAGCAATGAACCTGAGCCCAGCAGCAGCAATGGGGGTCACTGGCCATTCCTTGATCCTGGAAAACAACACAGTCAACACCAACATCATGGGCCCACCATTTGTGATGCCACCAGCAGCACAGATGGCACCAAATGGGCCCCCTGTCCCTTACTACGACAGAGGCACCAACGGGCCAGGTGTAGATCAGGAGCTTCAAGAATTGCTGGAAGAGCTCACCAAGATTCAGGAGCCCACTCCGAATGAGCTGGACCTGGAGAAGATTCTGGGGAGCAAGCCAGAAGACCCGATGGTGCTTACTCTGCCCTCGGCCACCTCGGGCGCACCTGCCAAGCCACCCATACAGATGGCACACATGGAGAGCTTGAGCCACACCAAGGACTATGGGCCAAGCTGTAGCCAGGTGACAGGTGGCGCAGTCCTTCCAATGCTGCCCTCCTCCACGGGCATCAGCTACAATCTCTCACCTGCTCCGAAGCCCAGGGCAGTGCCCAGCTCTTCCTCGCTGGCACAGCCCAAGAACTCAGGGCTCCCGATGCTGCCTATGGCTTTGCCCCCACTTCCAGGGCCACAGTGGCACCATGCCCACCAGCTGAAGGCACTGGCAGCCAGCAAGCAGGAGATGGCCAGCAAACAGATGAGTGCCACCTCTGGCTGGTCAGGCCTGCCTCCTCCAGGCCTGTCACCACCTTACCGCCCGGTGCCagcaccacaaccaccaccattcAGCACCCAGAACCTCATAGCATCTTGTTTGTCATCTGGCAGTCTGCAGGGTTCGCCCAGTGCCTTACTCTTCAGCATGGCAGGGGGCAGCAGCGCCCCCCTGGGGCCCACCCTGACCTACATGGGCCCTGACAAGGTGGGCAGCCAGCAGTTCAGCCCACAGAGCTCCATTCTGGCCAGCCTGGTGACCTCAAGTGTTAAAACCACTTCGAGCCACCTGCTGCCCCCGCTGCCTGCACTGCCcgccagcactgctgggccctcacCGCCCTACCACCCTGAGAAGCTGGCAAGCCCGGCCCTGCCGCAGGCAACCTTCACACCGCAGAACTCCCTGGTCTGCAGCCTCACACCCACCAGCACCACGCTGAATCAGGCACCGCAAccaccacagccaccacagcTGCCGCAGCTGCCTAATAACATCTTCAAAACCATGAGCAGCAATGCCtccaagggcctgagttcagtgATGATGCAGCAGGGGCTGCCCAGATCCAGCCTGGGGGCTCCCGAGCCCTTCACCTTTGGCAACACCAAGCCACTGTCCCACTACATGACAGAGCCAGGGGCCCCGAAGATTGCAAACCTGCCCGCTGCCTCCTCCTCGAACCAGGCTTCACTGTTCCACTACCTGCAGCCGCCTCCCACACAGGCCTCCAGCAGCACTGCACACCAAGCCGCTGCCGCTGCCGccctcgccgccgccgccgccgccgccaccgccgcccaAGGCCTGCAGATTCCACAGCCAGACCCCACCTCATTCCTGCTGCAGCAGATGATGCAGCCTGTGCCGGGCTTCCAGCCGCAAGCTGCCGCCGCCGAGCCCATGACCAGCCTGCCCAGACAG ACTCATGTAGACAAGGCCTGCGAGCTGGGGGAAGCCAGGCCCCCGCAGGTCAGCCTTGGGCGACAGGCCCCATCCTGCCAGGCCATGGGGAATGAGTCCTTCCTGCCCAGCTCCTTTGCTGAGCTGGCCCGCATCACCTCACACGGCGGCACCTCGCAGGCGGCAGCCTGGGGCGGCTGGGATCCGAAGGCCTGGATGCAGGTGCCTGCGCCGCTGCTGCCCAGCTGCGAAGCCCTAG